In the Hordeum vulgare subsp. vulgare chromosome 7H, MorexV3_pseudomolecules_assembly, whole genome shotgun sequence genome, one interval contains:
- the LOC123409842 gene encoding tetraspanin-18-like gives MARGSRSGSNGGGCARCCLGFLLKFLAFLQAFAAVSAVLYAASILSRWSRQHELRFDHLLPDLWFACAVMAAGLLYCAILLAGYVAAEVNSGCCLCFYTILAMTMMLLEAAVAGQLLLNEHWIQDLPYDRTGELESLVSFVKNNLDLCKWAAVATVATQAFSLFLAMTLRAMVSPANADYDSEEDFVVIRRPLLLAQGAPAYIPTTADPRGAQPGLWSSSMRQKYGLNSTSDYTYNTLDQNAVRPQ, from the exons ATGGCCCGCGGCAGCCGCTCCGGGAGTAACGGCGGCGGGTGCGCGCGCTGCTGCCTGGGGTTCCTGCTCAAGTTCCTCGCCTTCCTCCAGGCCTTCGCCGCCGTCTCCGCCGTCCTCTACGCCGCCTCCATCCTCTCCCGCTGGTCGCGACAACACGAGCTGCGCTTCGACCATCTCCTCCCGGACCTCTG GTTCGCGTGCGCCGTCATGGCCGCCGGCCTCCTCTACTGCGCCATCCTCCTCGCGGGCTACGTCGCCGCCGAGGTCAACAGCGGGTGCTGCCTCTGCTTC TATACCATCTTGGCCATGACGATGATGCTGCTGGAAGCTGCCGTGGCCGGCCAACTCCTCCTCAACGAGCACTGGATCCAG GATCTGCCGTATGACCGCACCGGAGAGCTCGAGAGCCTCGTCTCCTTTGTCAAGAACAACCTCGACCTCTGTAAATGGGCTGCTGTCGCTACCGTCGCCACGCAG GCGTTCTCACTTTTCTTGGCAATGACTCTACGAGCCATGGTTTCGCCCGCCAATGCGGACTATGATAGCGAAGAAGATTTTGTGGTCATAAGGAGGCCGCTGCTTCTTGCCCAAGGTGCTCCAGCCTATATCCCTACCACGGCCGACCCAAGAGGTGCTCAGCCTGGCCTATGGAGCTCATCGATGAGGCAAAAG TATGGATTGAACTCCACAAGCGACTACACCTACAACACACTGGATCAAAATGCAGTACGGCCACAGTGA